A portion of the Hydractinia symbiolongicarpus strain clone_291-10 chromosome 10, HSymV2.1, whole genome shotgun sequence genome contains these proteins:
- the LOC130612928 gene encoding uncharacterized protein LOC130612928 — MKIDEEIAKSVKKRSHMVWNDRKDELLLREVLLFEPYKYKARTKERGNAWKVIAENLSQLDSEQFQADQRSVRERFGILKTRYQNKTREELKASGIAPEFDKIMDAMEDISEKIKEYEKVHAEQDSQQSEKIEKEANAASDMRMKALETFSESKKRKELTTEAGGEDTEKKAKKLKVLELIPYNT; from the exons ATGAAAATTGATGAAGAAATTGCAAAGAGTgtcaaaaaaag gtCACATATGGTTTGGAACGATCGTAAAGACGAACTGTTGTTAAGAGAAGTGCTTCTTTTTGAACCCTACAAATATAAAGCACGAACAAAAGAGAGAGGGAATGCTTGGAAAGTTATTGCTGAAAACTTAAGTCAGTTGGATTCGGAACAATTTCAAGCGGATCAAAGATCTGTTCGTGAAAGATttggaattttaaaaacacGTTACCAAAATAAAACTCGAGAAGAATTGAAAGCTAGTGGTATTGCTCCTGAGTTTGATAAAATTATGGATGCGATGGAAGATATTTCAGAGAAAATTAAGGAGTATGAAAAGGTACATGCTGAACAAGATAGCCAACAATCAgagaaaattgaaaaagaagCTAATGCAGCATCCGACATGAGAATGAAAGCTTTAGAAACGTTcagtgaaagtaaaaaaagaaaagaactaACCACAGAGGCTGGAGGTGAAGATactgagaaaaaagcaaaaaaactaaaagttcTGGAACTGATACCATACAATACTTGA
- the LOC130662816 gene encoding guanine nucleotide-binding protein G(s) subunit alpha-like, translating into MALLPCCVRGDQDDPHTEHSLLIDALLEKDRKLYRVTHRLLLLGAAESGKSTIVKQMQIINLKGFSIEERQKYIASIYSNVREAMVAILGAMKIIIPPITFEHESDAAIATRMLDSYFDGEKFEYNSQFFNDCQKLWRTGEAQLCYERSNEYHLIDSAKYFFDKLPELQQETYLPDDQDILRCRIVTTQILEIQFKVKDAIFHMFDVGGQRDQRRKWIQCFNDATAIVFVTSLSGFNLVLQEDENKNRFQESMDLFKQIWTNRFLKDVSVILFLNKQDLLLEKITANKFHIEDYFPTYKYYQPITTSKKVTAIEPPEFTKAKFFFRDSILSLTKESDETTKKSSSSSRLCFPHFTCAVDTNHMRKIFEDCRTVIQRIHLERFGIIAMNS; encoded by the coding sequence ATGGCATTATTGCCATGCTGTGTTAGAGGTGATCAGGACGACCCACACACGGAACATAGTTTGCTTATCGATGCTTTGCTAGAGAAAGATCGAAAACTGTACCGTGTTACACATAGATTACTATTGTTGGGTGCTGCCGAAAGTGGGAAAAGCACCATTGTAAAACAAATGCAGATTATAAACTTGAAAGGATTTAGTATTGAAGAGCGCCAAAAGTACATAGCTTCAATTTATAGCAATGTTCGAGAAGCTATGGTTGCGATTCTAGGTGCTATGAAGATCATAATCCCTCCAATTACGTTCGAACATGAATCAGATGCTGCGATTGCGACTAGAATGCTAGACAGTTACTTTGACGGGGAAAAATTTGAATATAACTCCCAGTTTTTTAATGATTGCCAAAAACTATGGAGAACGGGGGAAGCGCAACTTTGTTACGAACGTTCAAACGAGTATCATTTAATCGACAGTGCGAAATATTTTTTCGATAAGTTACCCGAACTGCAGCAGGAAACCTACCTGCCTGACGATCAAGACATTTTGCGTTGCAGAATTGTCACGACTCAAATCCTGGAGATTCAGTTCAAAGTAAAGGACGCCATCTTCCACATGTTTGATGTTGGCGGTCAGCGAGATCAACGACGCAAATGGATTCAGTGTTTTAACGATGCTACCGCTATTGTTTTCGTGACGTCACTTAGCGGATTTAATTTAGTGTTGCAAGAAGACGAGAACAAAAACCGTTTCCAAGAAAGCATGGACTTGTTTAAACAAATTTGGACTAATCGTTTTCTGAAGGACGTATCAGTGATCCTTTTCTTAAACAAACAAGATTTATTACTTGAGAAAATCACTGCTAACAAGTTTCATATCGAAGACTACTTTCCTACTTATAAGTACTACCAGCCAATAACTACTTCTAAAAAGGTCACTGCAATAGAACCCCCGGAGTTCACtaaagcaaagtttttttttcgcgATAGTATTTTATCTTTAACTAAAGAATCGGACGAAACAACTAAGAAGTCGAGTTCGTCGTCTCGCCTATGTTTTCCGCACTTTACCTGCGCCGTTGACACGAAtcacatgagaaaaatattcgAAGATTGTCGCACAGTGATCCAGCGAATCCACCTGGAACGATTTGGTATTATTGCGATGAATAGTTGA